The following proteins come from a genomic window of Lolium rigidum isolate FL_2022 chromosome 5, APGP_CSIRO_Lrig_0.1, whole genome shotgun sequence:
- the LOC124651830 gene encoding proteasome adapter and scaffold protein ECM29 isoform X1 — MAEPSSPAASSPPAPTDAEREDALDRMLTRLALAEDARLAPLLARVLPYAITSFASPAASVRKLVMEILSHINKRVKHRPEIPLPMLELWKIYTESASLSIVRNFCIVYIEMAFERLPSEEKGNIAPDLLINISNVPAQHQGIILRLVSKAIGECNARKVDDTIASKYRSISGSDDGLVFADFGFHTILYQTPSQGIGCPAGLSLAQADRVTGKLPLKGDTLTSRKLGILNVLEAMQLASEIVYPIYLAGASDSQESVTKRGDELLKRKASTANLEDPKLIKKLFTLFNGTASAENIAAELKVAPASSSLRVRLMSVFCRSIAAANAFPYTLQCIFGCIYGSGTTSRLKQLGMEFTVWVFKHAVMDQLKLIGPVILSGILRSLDGSSTTEADSTGRDVKIFAYQAIGLLASRMPNLFSNKTEMAVRLFTALRLEDQSLRLTIQEAATSLATAYKGASKIVLKDLEVLLLENSQVEQIEVRFSAVRWATTLYDMRHCPSRYICMLGASDVKLDIREMALTGLNLLNDESQSSTIAIDFNYPDIMEILDYIYSQEPQLLHSNDHRQGKLLFPPKTFLAMIKFLMKCFEASGSPDLSQEDPSHSPVAKMCVVLEHAMSYEGSSELHALALKSLVDISSRQPKLVSSRYANRLHWLRTLLSHVDSDAREAAARLLGIASSALSSSAALNLLSELTSILDPNHPPRFEIYHGSLCAIGYVTACCLKESYIHEELVEKVVDILVKVVESEGSTLASIAMESLGHIGLRCALPSISRNSSAAAVLTVLHERLTKLLSENDTKAIQKILVSLGHISWNELSFSHLKIALDLIFGLARSKVEDVLFASGEALSFIWGEVPVTADVILETNFASLSQATNFLTGDAPQLGSKNLGKSISSEEARTMAREEIINKLFDTLIYSSRKEERCAGTVCLVSLTMYCGRHPKILELLPQIQEAFSHLIGDSNELTQDLASQGMSIVYELGDASMKGQLVHALVNTLTGAAKKKKAIKLMEDSEVFQEGTLGSNPTGGKLSTYKELCSLANEMGQPDLIYKFMDLANYQAALNSKRGAAFGFSKIAKQAGEALQPHLHTLIPRLVRYQYDPDKNIQDSMGHIWKLIVADPKKAIDEHYDIIVEDLLVQSGSRLWRSREASCLALADIIQGRRYSQVSKHLRKIWTITFRVMDDIKETVRNAGDSLCRAVSSLTIRLCDVSLTNASDAKETMNIVLPYLLSEGILSKVSSVQKASISLVMKLAKGAGTALRPHLSELVSCMLECLSSLEDQRLNYVEMHAGSAGIQTEKLDSLRVAVAKDSPMWETLDICIKVVDTNSLELLIPRLAQMVRSAVGLNTRVGVASFITLLVQKVMINIKPYTAMLLKLLYTAVLEERSSAAKRAFASSCAAVLKYASQSQAQKLIEDTASLHLGEKNSQLSGAVLIKSYLSNAADVISGYNAVVIPVIFSSRFDDDKETSALYGELWEDIPSSERVTLQLYLPEIVSLLCDCMSSSSWAGKRKSAKATKNLCDTLGEPFSAHYHTILKSLLKELPGRFWEGKDAVLDALASLCSCCHVAITAEDSTMPTVILNAVCAACSRKPKLYREAAFSCLQKVIMAFKDPGFFNSVFPMLYEVSNQSVIFKTRASSSLTTSAADEQDESAIVSVSLDKMLNCAASSISIALPQDIIHHKKNILEVLLNSLSPEEGWQVKLSSFLCIKEVCYKFLKSDSSTAWPQGTDDLVQEMYHSVASKVVDSIRLVKIAQVHIAASECLLELIKLYRDFPLTERREAMFEGELIQLCESEKTEQAKALLKQCLTALKDLTGVTMVMD, encoded by the exons ATGGCGGAgccgtcgtcgccggccgcctcctccccgcCGGCCCCGACCGACGCGGAGAGGGAGGACGCCCTGGACCGGATGCTCACGCGGCTGGCCCTCGCCGAGGACGCCCGCCTCGCGCCGCTGCTCGCCCGCGTGCTCCCCTACGCCATCACCTCCTTCGCCTCCCCCGCCGCCTCCGTCCGCAAGCTC GTCATGGAGATTCTCAGCCACATTAACAAACGGGTGAAGCACAGGCCCGAGATTCCGTTGCCCATGCTGGAATTATGGAAGATCTATACTGAATCTGCTTCATTGTCAATTGTTCGGAACTTTTGCATCGTTTATATTGAGATGGCGTTTGAACGCCTGCCAAGCGAG GAGAAGGGAAACATTGCACCTGATCTCTTAATCAATATATCTAATGTTCCAGCTCAGCATCAAGGAATTATCTTGAGACTTGTATCAAAG GCTATTGGTGAATGCAACGCACGTAAGGTGGATGATACAATTGCATCAAAATATCGATCCATAAGTGGATCTGATGATGGCTTAGTTTTTGCTGACTTCGGCTTTCACACAATATTGTATCAGACGCCATCTCAAGG TATTGGATGCCCAGCAGGACTTTCACTTGCCCAAGCAGACCGTGTTACTGGAAAGCTACCACTGAAAGGTGACACACTTACATCAAGAAAG CTAGGTATCTTGAATGTCCTTGAAGCTATGCAGCTGGCATCTGAGATTGTGTACCCTATTTATTTAGCTGGTGCGTCAGACAG TCAAGAGTCAGTTACTAAGAGAGGAGACGAGTTGTTAAAGCGCAAAGCTTCAACTGCGAACTTAGAAGATCCCAAGCTTATCAAGAAATTGTTTACACTATTCAATG GTACCGCGAGTGCAGAAAATATAGCTGCAGAACTGAAAGTCGCCCCAGCATCTAGTTCATTGCGTGTTCGCCTAATGAGTGTTTTCTGCCGATCTATTGCTGCAGCAAACGCATTTCCATACACACTTCAATGCATCTTTGGCTGCATATATG GAAGTGGAACTACTTCAAGATTGAAACAGTTAGGAATGGAGTTCACTGTCTGGGTTTTTAAACAT GCAGTAATGGACCAACTAAAGTTAATTGGTCCAGTTATCCTCAGTGGAATATTACGGTCCCTTGATGGTTCATCTACTACAGAAGCAG ATTCCACCGGTAGAGATGTCAAAATATTCGCGTACCAGGCCATTGGTTTACTCGCCTCTCGTATGCCTAATTTATTCAG CAACAAAACTGAGATGGCTGTACGACTCTTTACTGCATTGAGGCTGGAGGATCAATCGCTTCGTCTGACAATTCAGGAGGCGGCCACTTCCCTTGCTACAGCATATAAG GGTGCTTCAAAGATAGTACTGAAGGATCTCGAGGTGCTTCTTCTAGAAAATTCTCAAGTG GAGCAAATTGAGGTCCGATTTTCTGCTGTAAGATGGGCAACAACGTTATACGACATGCGACACTGCCCAAGCCGGTACATTTGCATGCTTGGAGCTTCAGATGTAAAACTGGATATAAG GGAAATGGCTCTAACTGGTCTAAATCTGTTAAATGATGAGAGCCAGTCATCTACAATAGCCATTGATTTCAACTATCCAGATATTATGGAGATTCTAGATTATATCTACAGCCAGGAGCCTCAGCTGTTGCATTCTAATGACCATAGGCAGGGAAAATTGCTTTTCCCACCAAAAACATTTCTTGCAATGATCAAGTTTTTGATGAAGTGCTTTGAGGCAAGTGGCAGTCCAGATCTTTCGCAAGAAGATCCATCTCATTCACCAGTAGCAAAAATGTGTGTGGTTTTAGAACATGCCATGTCATACGAAGGATCTAGTGAACTGCACGCATTGGCATTGAAGTCATTGGTTGATATATCCTCCCGTCAGCCAAAG TTGGTATCATCACGGTATGCCAACCGTTTACATTGGTTAAGGACTTTACTAAGTCATGTTGATTCTGATGCTCGTGAAGCTGCCGCCCGTCTGCTTGGAATTGCTTCTTCAGCACTTTCAAGCTCGGCTGCATTGAATCTTCTGTCCGAACTCACTTCAATACTTGATCCAAATCATCCGCCAAG ATTTGAGATTTACCATGGATCGTTATGTGCAATTGGGTATGTAACTGCCTGCTGTTTGAAGGAATCTTAT ATACATGAAGAATTGGTTGAAAAGGTAGTTGATATTCTTGTAAAAGTTGTTGAGTCTGAGGGTTCAACATTGGCATCCATAGCAATGGAATCTCTTGGCCATATTGGGCTCCGTTGTGCATTGCCTTCCATTAGTAGGAACTCCTCTGCAG CTGCAGTTTTAACTGTTCTGCATGAGAGATTGACCAAGCTGCTTTCCGAAAATGATACCAAAGCTATACAAAAGATTTTGGTATCACTGGGACATATATCATGGAATGAGTTGTCCTTTTCACACCTGAAAATTGCATTAGACTTGATTTTTGGTCTCGCTCGTTCTAAG GTTGAAGATGTGCTTTTTGCATCTGGCGAAGCTCTCTCTTTCATATGGGGTGAAGTTCCTGTGACCGCAGATGTGATACTAGAAACAAACTTTGCTTCCCTTTCCCAAGCCACAAACTTTCTTACTGGTGATGCACCCCAACTTGGCTCAAAGAACTTGGGTAAATCAATCAGTTCTGAAGAAGCACGCACAATGGCTCGAGAAGAAATTATAAACAAGTTGTTTGATACACTAATTTATAGCAGCAGAAAAGAGGAACGCTGCGCGGGTACAGTCTGTTTGGTCTCACTCACAATGTACTGCGGTCGGCATCCAAAGATCCTGGAACTTCTTCCACAGATTCAG GAAGCCTTTTCTCACCTCATTGGTGATTCTAATGAGCTTACACAAGATTTGGCAtcccaaggcatgagtattgtgtACGAACTTGGTGACGCTTCTATGAAAGGGCAGCTGGTTCATGCTCTGGTGAATACACTAACTGGCGcagcaaaaaagaaaaaggccATTAAG CTGATGGAGGATTCAGAGGTATTTCAAGAAGGAACCCTTGGCAGTAATCCGACTGGAGGAAAGCTTAGCACATACAAGGAGCTTTGTAGTCTTGCCAATGAGATGGGACAACCTGACTTGATATACAAGTTCATGGATCTGGCTAATTATCAGGCTGCTCTGAATTCCAAGAGGGGTGCTGCTTTTGGATTTTCCAAGATAGCCAAACAAGCTGGGGAGGCACTTCAACCCCATCTGCACACCTTAATTCCTAGGCTTGTCCGATACCAATATGACCCTGATAAGAACATCCAG gattcaaTGGGGCACATCTGGAAGTTAATTGTTGCAGATCCCAAAAAAGCAATAGATGAACACTATGATATCATAGTAGAGGATTTGTTAGTTCAGTCTGGATCACGGCTTTGGCGCTCACGTGAAGCTTCTTGTCTTGCACTTGCAGACATCATCCAAGGTCGAAGATATAGTCAG GTTTCTAAGCATTTGAGGAAGATATGGACAATCACCTTCCGCGTGATGGATGACATAAAAGAAACTGTGCGAAATGCCGGCGACAGTTTGTGCCGAGCTGTAAGCTCATTGACAATTAGGCTCTGCGACGTGTCACTTACTAATGCTTCAGATGCAAAAGAAACAATGAACATTGTACTTCCATACTTGCTTTCTGAAGGCATACTCAGTAAAGTTTCAAGCGTTCAAAAAGCATCTATAAGTTTGGTGATGAAGCTTGCTAAG GGGGCTGGCACTGCCTTGCGACCACATCTGTCAGAACTTGTTAGTTGTATGCTTGAATGTTTGTCAAGTCTGGAGGACCAAAGGTTAAACTATGTTGAG ATGCATGCAGGAAGTGCTGGCATCCAAACCGAGAAGCTTGACAGTTTGCGTGTAGCTGTTGCTAAAGATTCTCCAATGTGGGAAACTCTTGATATCTGTATCAAAGTTGTTGACACAAATTCACTCGAGCTATTGATTCCTCGGCTGGCTCAAATGGTTAGATCTGCTGTTGGTCTTAATACAAG GGTCGGTGTTGCTAGCTTCATCACCTTGCTGGTACAGAAGGTCATGATTAACATCAAGCCGTACACAGCAATGTTACTGAAGTTACTGTACACTGCTGTTCTCGAGGAGAGGAGTTCTGCGGCCAAAAGGGCCTTTGCGTCTTCTTGTGCTGCAGTATTAAAATATGCCAGTCAATCTCAGGCTCAGAAACTTATTGAAGATACCGCTTCTCTGCATTTAGGTGAAAAGAATTCTCAGTTATCTGGTGCAGTTCTTATCAAATCCTACTTGAGCAATGCAGCGGACGTTATTAGTGGATACAATGCAGTGGTTATCCCTGTAATTTTTTCTTCAAG GTTTGATGATGATAAAGAGACCAGTGCCTTATATGGAGAACTTTGGGAGGACATTCCTAGTAGTGAAAGAGTAACCCTTCAGCTTTACTTACCAGAAATTGTATCTCTTTTGTGCGATTGcatgtcctcatcatcatgggCTGGCAAAAGAAAG TCAGCCAAGGCTACAAAAAATCTATGTGACACCCTTGGAGAACCCTTTTCTGCGCACTACCATACTATTCTCAAATCACTTCTAAAAGAGCTACCGGGTCGATTTTGGGAG GGAAAAGATGCTGTTCTGGATGCACTAGCTTCACTGTGTTCGTGCTGCCATGTTGCTATAACCGCAGAAGATTCCACCATGCCCACTGTTATTCTGAATGCTGTTTGTGCTGCATGCAGTAGGAAGCCAAAATTGTATCGTGAAGCAGCTTTCTCGTGTTTACAAAAG GTTATCATGGCATTCAAAGATCCAGGGTTCTTCAATAGTGTTTTCCCTATGTTGTATGAGGTTTCTAATCAATCTGTCATTTTTAAGACAAGGGCTTCATCTTCACTAACTACATCTGCTGCTGATG AGCAAGATGAGAGTGCAATTGTCTCTGTTTCTCTCGACAAAATGCTCAACTGTGCTGCATCTAGCATCTCTATTGCTTTGCCACAGGATATTATCCACCATAAGAAGAATATATTAGAAGTTCTATTGAACTCTCTTTCACCTGAAGAGGGTTGGCAGG TTAAATTATCATCCTTCTTGTGTATCAAAGAAGTGTGCTACAAATTTTTGAAATCTGATAGTAGCACAGCGTGGCCTCAAGGCACAGATGATTTGGTTCAGGAG ATGTATCATTCGGTGGCGTCAAAAGTAGTAGACTCCATACGCTTAGTTAAGATTGCTCAG GTACACATCGCTGCTTCAGAGTGCCTTCTTGAGTTGATCAAGTTGTACAGAGACTTCCCATTGACAGAGAGAAGAGAGGCCATGTTCGAGGGTGAACTAATCCAACTCTGCGAGTCAGAAAAAACTGAGCAAGCGAAGGCACTTTTGAAGCAATGCTTGACTGCTCTCAAAGATCTCACTGGAGTAACCATGGTGATGGATTAA
- the LOC124651830 gene encoding proteasome adapter and scaffold protein ECM29 isoform X2: MAEPSSPAASSPPAPTDAEREDALDRMLTRLALAEDARLAPLLARVLPYAITSFASPAASVRKLVMEILSHINKRVKHRPEIPLPMLELWKIYTESASLSIVRNFCIVYIEMAFERLPSEEKGNIAPDLLINISNVPAQHQGIILRLVSKAIGECNARKVDDTIASKYRSISGSDDGLVFADFGFHTILYQTPSQGIGCPAGLSLAQADRVTGKLPLKGDTLTSRKLGILNVLEAMQLASEIVYPIYLAGASDSQESVTKRGDELLKRKASTANLEDPKLIKKLFTLFNGTASAENIAAELKVAPASSSLRVRLMSVFCRSIAAANAFPYTLQCIFGCIYGSGTTSRLKQLGMEFTVWVFKHAVMDQLKLIGPVILSGILRSLDGSSTTEADSTGRDVKIFAYQAIGLLASRMPNLFSNKTEMAVRLFTALRLEDQSLRLTIQEAATSLATAYKGASKIVLKDLEVLLLENSQVEQIEVRFSAVRWATTLYDMRHCPSRYICMLGASDVKLDIREMALTGLNLLNDESQSSTIAIDFNYPDIMEILDYIYSQEPQLLHSNDHRQGKLLFPPKTFLAMIKFLMKCFEASGSPDLSQEDPSHSPVAKMCVVLEHAMSYEGSSELHALALKSLVDISSRQPKLVSSRYANRLHWLRTLLSHVDSDAREAAARLLGIASSALSSSAALNLLSELTSILDPNHPPRFEIYHGSLCAIGYVTACCLKESYIHEELVEKVVDILVKVVESEGSTLASIAMESLGHIGLRCALPSISRNSSAVLTVLHERLTKLLSENDTKAIQKILVSLGHISWNELSFSHLKIALDLIFGLARSKVEDVLFASGEALSFIWGEVPVTADVILETNFASLSQATNFLTGDAPQLGSKNLGKSISSEEARTMAREEIINKLFDTLIYSSRKEERCAGTVCLVSLTMYCGRHPKILELLPQIQEAFSHLIGDSNELTQDLASQGMSIVYELGDASMKGQLVHALVNTLTGAAKKKKAIKLMEDSEVFQEGTLGSNPTGGKLSTYKELCSLANEMGQPDLIYKFMDLANYQAALNSKRGAAFGFSKIAKQAGEALQPHLHTLIPRLVRYQYDPDKNIQDSMGHIWKLIVADPKKAIDEHYDIIVEDLLVQSGSRLWRSREASCLALADIIQGRRYSQVSKHLRKIWTITFRVMDDIKETVRNAGDSLCRAVSSLTIRLCDVSLTNASDAKETMNIVLPYLLSEGILSKVSSVQKASISLVMKLAKGAGTALRPHLSELVSCMLECLSSLEDQRLNYVEMHAGSAGIQTEKLDSLRVAVAKDSPMWETLDICIKVVDTNSLELLIPRLAQMVRSAVGLNTRVGVASFITLLVQKVMINIKPYTAMLLKLLYTAVLEERSSAAKRAFASSCAAVLKYASQSQAQKLIEDTASLHLGEKNSQLSGAVLIKSYLSNAADVISGYNAVVIPVIFSSRFDDDKETSALYGELWEDIPSSERVTLQLYLPEIVSLLCDCMSSSSWAGKRKSAKATKNLCDTLGEPFSAHYHTILKSLLKELPGRFWEGKDAVLDALASLCSCCHVAITAEDSTMPTVILNAVCAACSRKPKLYREAAFSCLQKVIMAFKDPGFFNSVFPMLYEVSNQSVIFKTRASSSLTTSAADEQDESAIVSVSLDKMLNCAASSISIALPQDIIHHKKNILEVLLNSLSPEEGWQVKLSSFLCIKEVCYKFLKSDSSTAWPQGTDDLVQEMYHSVASKVVDSIRLVKIAQVHIAASECLLELIKLYRDFPLTERREAMFEGELIQLCESEKTEQAKALLKQCLTALKDLTGVTMVMD, translated from the exons ATGGCGGAgccgtcgtcgccggccgcctcctccccgcCGGCCCCGACCGACGCGGAGAGGGAGGACGCCCTGGACCGGATGCTCACGCGGCTGGCCCTCGCCGAGGACGCCCGCCTCGCGCCGCTGCTCGCCCGCGTGCTCCCCTACGCCATCACCTCCTTCGCCTCCCCCGCCGCCTCCGTCCGCAAGCTC GTCATGGAGATTCTCAGCCACATTAACAAACGGGTGAAGCACAGGCCCGAGATTCCGTTGCCCATGCTGGAATTATGGAAGATCTATACTGAATCTGCTTCATTGTCAATTGTTCGGAACTTTTGCATCGTTTATATTGAGATGGCGTTTGAACGCCTGCCAAGCGAG GAGAAGGGAAACATTGCACCTGATCTCTTAATCAATATATCTAATGTTCCAGCTCAGCATCAAGGAATTATCTTGAGACTTGTATCAAAG GCTATTGGTGAATGCAACGCACGTAAGGTGGATGATACAATTGCATCAAAATATCGATCCATAAGTGGATCTGATGATGGCTTAGTTTTTGCTGACTTCGGCTTTCACACAATATTGTATCAGACGCCATCTCAAGG TATTGGATGCCCAGCAGGACTTTCACTTGCCCAAGCAGACCGTGTTACTGGAAAGCTACCACTGAAAGGTGACACACTTACATCAAGAAAG CTAGGTATCTTGAATGTCCTTGAAGCTATGCAGCTGGCATCTGAGATTGTGTACCCTATTTATTTAGCTGGTGCGTCAGACAG TCAAGAGTCAGTTACTAAGAGAGGAGACGAGTTGTTAAAGCGCAAAGCTTCAACTGCGAACTTAGAAGATCCCAAGCTTATCAAGAAATTGTTTACACTATTCAATG GTACCGCGAGTGCAGAAAATATAGCTGCAGAACTGAAAGTCGCCCCAGCATCTAGTTCATTGCGTGTTCGCCTAATGAGTGTTTTCTGCCGATCTATTGCTGCAGCAAACGCATTTCCATACACACTTCAATGCATCTTTGGCTGCATATATG GAAGTGGAACTACTTCAAGATTGAAACAGTTAGGAATGGAGTTCACTGTCTGGGTTTTTAAACAT GCAGTAATGGACCAACTAAAGTTAATTGGTCCAGTTATCCTCAGTGGAATATTACGGTCCCTTGATGGTTCATCTACTACAGAAGCAG ATTCCACCGGTAGAGATGTCAAAATATTCGCGTACCAGGCCATTGGTTTACTCGCCTCTCGTATGCCTAATTTATTCAG CAACAAAACTGAGATGGCTGTACGACTCTTTACTGCATTGAGGCTGGAGGATCAATCGCTTCGTCTGACAATTCAGGAGGCGGCCACTTCCCTTGCTACAGCATATAAG GGTGCTTCAAAGATAGTACTGAAGGATCTCGAGGTGCTTCTTCTAGAAAATTCTCAAGTG GAGCAAATTGAGGTCCGATTTTCTGCTGTAAGATGGGCAACAACGTTATACGACATGCGACACTGCCCAAGCCGGTACATTTGCATGCTTGGAGCTTCAGATGTAAAACTGGATATAAG GGAAATGGCTCTAACTGGTCTAAATCTGTTAAATGATGAGAGCCAGTCATCTACAATAGCCATTGATTTCAACTATCCAGATATTATGGAGATTCTAGATTATATCTACAGCCAGGAGCCTCAGCTGTTGCATTCTAATGACCATAGGCAGGGAAAATTGCTTTTCCCACCAAAAACATTTCTTGCAATGATCAAGTTTTTGATGAAGTGCTTTGAGGCAAGTGGCAGTCCAGATCTTTCGCAAGAAGATCCATCTCATTCACCAGTAGCAAAAATGTGTGTGGTTTTAGAACATGCCATGTCATACGAAGGATCTAGTGAACTGCACGCATTGGCATTGAAGTCATTGGTTGATATATCCTCCCGTCAGCCAAAG TTGGTATCATCACGGTATGCCAACCGTTTACATTGGTTAAGGACTTTACTAAGTCATGTTGATTCTGATGCTCGTGAAGCTGCCGCCCGTCTGCTTGGAATTGCTTCTTCAGCACTTTCAAGCTCGGCTGCATTGAATCTTCTGTCCGAACTCACTTCAATACTTGATCCAAATCATCCGCCAAG ATTTGAGATTTACCATGGATCGTTATGTGCAATTGGGTATGTAACTGCCTGCTGTTTGAAGGAATCTTAT ATACATGAAGAATTGGTTGAAAAGGTAGTTGATATTCTTGTAAAAGTTGTTGAGTCTGAGGGTTCAACATTGGCATCCATAGCAATGGAATCTCTTGGCCATATTGGGCTCCGTTGTGCATTGCCTTCCATTAGTAGGAACTCCTCTGCAG TTTTAACTGTTCTGCATGAGAGATTGACCAAGCTGCTTTCCGAAAATGATACCAAAGCTATACAAAAGATTTTGGTATCACTGGGACATATATCATGGAATGAGTTGTCCTTTTCACACCTGAAAATTGCATTAGACTTGATTTTTGGTCTCGCTCGTTCTAAG GTTGAAGATGTGCTTTTTGCATCTGGCGAAGCTCTCTCTTTCATATGGGGTGAAGTTCCTGTGACCGCAGATGTGATACTAGAAACAAACTTTGCTTCCCTTTCCCAAGCCACAAACTTTCTTACTGGTGATGCACCCCAACTTGGCTCAAAGAACTTGGGTAAATCAATCAGTTCTGAAGAAGCACGCACAATGGCTCGAGAAGAAATTATAAACAAGTTGTTTGATACACTAATTTATAGCAGCAGAAAAGAGGAACGCTGCGCGGGTACAGTCTGTTTGGTCTCACTCACAATGTACTGCGGTCGGCATCCAAAGATCCTGGAACTTCTTCCACAGATTCAG GAAGCCTTTTCTCACCTCATTGGTGATTCTAATGAGCTTACACAAGATTTGGCAtcccaaggcatgagtattgtgtACGAACTTGGTGACGCTTCTATGAAAGGGCAGCTGGTTCATGCTCTGGTGAATACACTAACTGGCGcagcaaaaaagaaaaaggccATTAAG CTGATGGAGGATTCAGAGGTATTTCAAGAAGGAACCCTTGGCAGTAATCCGACTGGAGGAAAGCTTAGCACATACAAGGAGCTTTGTAGTCTTGCCAATGAGATGGGACAACCTGACTTGATATACAAGTTCATGGATCTGGCTAATTATCAGGCTGCTCTGAATTCCAAGAGGGGTGCTGCTTTTGGATTTTCCAAGATAGCCAAACAAGCTGGGGAGGCACTTCAACCCCATCTGCACACCTTAATTCCTAGGCTTGTCCGATACCAATATGACCCTGATAAGAACATCCAG gattcaaTGGGGCACATCTGGAAGTTAATTGTTGCAGATCCCAAAAAAGCAATAGATGAACACTATGATATCATAGTAGAGGATTTGTTAGTTCAGTCTGGATCACGGCTTTGGCGCTCACGTGAAGCTTCTTGTCTTGCACTTGCAGACATCATCCAAGGTCGAAGATATAGTCAG GTTTCTAAGCATTTGAGGAAGATATGGACAATCACCTTCCGCGTGATGGATGACATAAAAGAAACTGTGCGAAATGCCGGCGACAGTTTGTGCCGAGCTGTAAGCTCATTGACAATTAGGCTCTGCGACGTGTCACTTACTAATGCTTCAGATGCAAAAGAAACAATGAACATTGTACTTCCATACTTGCTTTCTGAAGGCATACTCAGTAAAGTTTCAAGCGTTCAAAAAGCATCTATAAGTTTGGTGATGAAGCTTGCTAAG GGGGCTGGCACTGCCTTGCGACCACATCTGTCAGAACTTGTTAGTTGTATGCTTGAATGTTTGTCAAGTCTGGAGGACCAAAGGTTAAACTATGTTGAG ATGCATGCAGGAAGTGCTGGCATCCAAACCGAGAAGCTTGACAGTTTGCGTGTAGCTGTTGCTAAAGATTCTCCAATGTGGGAAACTCTTGATATCTGTATCAAAGTTGTTGACACAAATTCACTCGAGCTATTGATTCCTCGGCTGGCTCAAATGGTTAGATCTGCTGTTGGTCTTAATACAAG GGTCGGTGTTGCTAGCTTCATCACCTTGCTGGTACAGAAGGTCATGATTAACATCAAGCCGTACACAGCAATGTTACTGAAGTTACTGTACACTGCTGTTCTCGAGGAGAGGAGTTCTGCGGCCAAAAGGGCCTTTGCGTCTTCTTGTGCTGCAGTATTAAAATATGCCAGTCAATCTCAGGCTCAGAAACTTATTGAAGATACCGCTTCTCTGCATTTAGGTGAAAAGAATTCTCAGTTATCTGGTGCAGTTCTTATCAAATCCTACTTGAGCAATGCAGCGGACGTTATTAGTGGATACAATGCAGTGGTTATCCCTGTAATTTTTTCTTCAAG GTTTGATGATGATAAAGAGACCAGTGCCTTATATGGAGAACTTTGGGAGGACATTCCTAGTAGTGAAAGAGTAACCCTTCAGCTTTACTTACCAGAAATTGTATCTCTTTTGTGCGATTGcatgtcctcatcatcatgggCTGGCAAAAGAAAG TCAGCCAAGGCTACAAAAAATCTATGTGACACCCTTGGAGAACCCTTTTCTGCGCACTACCATACTATTCTCAAATCACTTCTAAAAGAGCTACCGGGTCGATTTTGGGAG GGAAAAGATGCTGTTCTGGATGCACTAGCTTCACTGTGTTCGTGCTGCCATGTTGCTATAACCGCAGAAGATTCCACCATGCCCACTGTTATTCTGAATGCTGTTTGTGCTGCATGCAGTAGGAAGCCAAAATTGTATCGTGAAGCAGCTTTCTCGTGTTTACAAAAG GTTATCATGGCATTCAAAGATCCAGGGTTCTTCAATAGTGTTTTCCCTATGTTGTATGAGGTTTCTAATCAATCTGTCATTTTTAAGACAAGGGCTTCATCTTCACTAACTACATCTGCTGCTGATG AGCAAGATGAGAGTGCAATTGTCTCTGTTTCTCTCGACAAAATGCTCAACTGTGCTGCATCTAGCATCTCTATTGCTTTGCCACAGGATATTATCCACCATAAGAAGAATATATTAGAAGTTCTATTGAACTCTCTTTCACCTGAAGAGGGTTGGCAGG TTAAATTATCATCCTTCTTGTGTATCAAAGAAGTGTGCTACAAATTTTTGAAATCTGATAGTAGCACAGCGTGGCCTCAAGGCACAGATGATTTGGTTCAGGAG ATGTATCATTCGGTGGCGTCAAAAGTAGTAGACTCCATACGCTTAGTTAAGATTGCTCAG GTACACATCGCTGCTTCAGAGTGCCTTCTTGAGTTGATCAAGTTGTACAGAGACTTCCCATTGACAGAGAGAAGAGAGGCCATGTTCGAGGGTGAACTAATCCAACTCTGCGAGTCAGAAAAAACTGAGCAAGCGAAGGCACTTTTGAAGCAATGCTTGACTGCTCTCAAAGATCTCACTGGAGTAACCATGGTGATGGATTAA